The following nucleotide sequence is from Tardiphaga alba.
GTTCGGCGATCCCGATCCCGTCCAGCAATGTCGGCAACACAGCGTCGATATTGGTCACCGAGAACGGGCCGGTCGGCGTCACCGAGACTTGCTCGCCGTCCTTGTGCGTGAAGTGCCAGCTGTTGGTCCGCGCGCGATAGGCATAGCCGAGGCAGTGATGGGCATTGAGCTCCGACGGCGACTGCGGCCGTCCATAGCGCACGATATAGGCCGGCGATGCCACGACGAAGCGGCTCATGGCGCGCAGGCGGCGTGCGATCAGGGATGAGTCCGGCAGCGCCGCGATCCGGATCGCCGCGTCGAAACCGTCGCCGATCAGGTCGACGGTGGCGTCGCTCAGATGCAGGTTGAGCGAAATCTCCGGATACTGGCGCAGGAAAGCCGGCACGATCGGCGCGATCTCGCGCAGGCCGAACGACATCGGCACCGCCAGATTGATCGTGCCGCGCGGCTGGCTCGACAGTTCGCGCGCGGCGTTCTCCGCCGCCTCGGCTTCCTGCAACACGCGCGCGGCACGCTCGGCCAGCCGATGGCCGAAATCGGTCAGCGCCACCTTGCGCGAGGTGCGGTTGAACACCTGCGCGCCGAGACGGTCTTCCAGCCGGGTGATGGCCCGCGACACCGTCGCCACCGAGAGGTTCAACGAGCGGGCGGCGCCGGCGAAGGAGCGCTCCTCTGCCACCTTGGCCAGTAGCGCCAGGCCTTCGAAATCGGGGAGCTTGGACATCGACAATCCTGCAACGATAACTTTCAATCGTTGCTATATCGGAATACTCCAGCCGGCGCCATCTTCTGTTCGTCAACGAAGCAGGAGTGACCACCATGTCCCAGAAGCTCATCGGAAAGATCGCAGTCGTCACCGGCGGCACCAGCGGCATCGGCCTCGCCACCGCCAAACGCTTTGCCGCCGAGGGCGCACAGGTCTTCATCACCGGCCGCCGCAAGCCCGAACTCGACGCCGCGGTGGCCAAGATCGGCCGCGCCGCCACCGGTGTCCAGGCCGACGCCGCCAAGCTCGGCGATCTCGACCAGCTCTACCAGAAGGTAAAGGCCGAAGCCGGCCGGATAGACGTGCTGTTCGTCAATGCGGGCGGCGGATCGATGCTGCCGCTCGGCCAGATCACCGAGCAGCAATATGCGGATACGTTCGACCGCAACGTGAAGGGCGTGCTGTTCACCGTGCAGAAGGCGCTGCCGCTGCTGCAGGACGGCGCCTCGGTGATCCTCACCGGCTCCACCGCCGGCATCAAGGGCACCCCCGCCTTCAGCGTCTATGCCGCCTCCAAGGCCGCGGTACGCTCCTTCGCGCGCAACTGGATCCTCGACCTCAAGGATCGCCGCATCCGCATCAACACGCTCAGCCCCGGTCCCATCCGCACGCCGGGTCTGGTCGAGCTGGCCGGTCCCGATGCCGCCCAGCAGCAGGGACTGCTCGACTATATGGCGTCGCTCGTTCCGATGGGCCGCGTCGGCGAGCCCGAAGAGACCGCCAAGGCGGCTGTCTTCTTGGCCTCTGAAGACTCCAGCTTCGTCAACGGCACCGAACTCTTCGTCGATGGGGGACAGGCACAGATCTGAGCCCGCCGGCGCCGACCACCCTCTCCTCACGCATATCCACGATCAAGTGAAAGCAACCGACCATGACCGAGAATGAACGCATCATCCGCAATCTGTACGCCGTCGCCGAACTGCAGGACTCCAAGGGCTTCGCCGAACTGTTCACGCCGGACGGCTATTTCTGGGATGTTTCCGCCGGCCAGAAATATTACGGCGCCGATATCGGCAACGTCGTCGACATCTATGCCAAGGCCTTCCCCGATATGCATCGTGCGCTCGACCTCATCTATGTCGCCGGAGATGTCGTGGTCGTCGAACTGTCGCTCAACGGCACGCATAAAGGACCGCTGGCGCTCACGGCCGGCACTATCCCGGCCACCGGCAAGGAAATGCAAACGCCGTGCTGCGACGTCTTCCACCTCGAAAACGGCAAGGTGAAATCGTTCCACTGCTACACGGCAGCGACCATCCTGATGGCCCAGCTTGGCGTATTGGGAAATCTCCAGGCCGCCATCGCGGGCTGATCCAGTAGATTACCCGGCCGATATCTTCCTGCAGATCGGCCGGGCATCCCTTCGTATCCTGGTTCGCATATCTTGCGACACCGGACACCGCAAAGGACCACGTCATGTCATCTCATAAACCCGACTACGACCATCTCCTGCGCACCAATATCGAGCGCGTCTTCGGCGAACGCGACGCGGCGAAACGCGACAAGGTGATCGCGGAGATCTACACGGCC
It contains:
- a CDS encoding LysR family transcriptional regulator is translated as MSKLPDFEGLALLAKVAEERSFAGAARSLNLSVATVSRAITRLEDRLGAQVFNRTSRKVALTDFGHRLAERAARVLQEAEAAENAARELSSQPRGTINLAVPMSFGLREIAPIVPAFLRQYPEISLNLHLSDATVDLIGDGFDAAIRIAALPDSSLIARRLRAMSRFVVASPAYIVRYGRPQSPSELNAHHCLGYAYRARTNSWHFTHKDGEQVSVTPTGPFSVTNIDAVLPTLLDGIGIAELPSFVADPYVADGRLEILLPDWQLPGGGLYFITPSSRVRPARIDALSEFLASHLGR
- a CDS encoding nuclear transport factor 2 family protein, producing the protein MTENERIIRNLYAVAELQDSKGFAELFTPDGYFWDVSAGQKYYGADIGNVVDIYAKAFPDMHRALDLIYVAGDVVVVELSLNGTHKGPLALTAGTIPATGKEMQTPCCDVFHLENGKVKSFHCYTAATILMAQLGVLGNLQAAIAG
- a CDS encoding SDR family NAD(P)-dependent oxidoreductase — protein: MSQKLIGKIAVVTGGTSGIGLATAKRFAAEGAQVFITGRRKPELDAAVAKIGRAATGVQADAAKLGDLDQLYQKVKAEAGRIDVLFVNAGGGSMLPLGQITEQQYADTFDRNVKGVLFTVQKALPLLQDGASVILTGSTAGIKGTPAFSVYAASKAAVRSFARNWILDLKDRRIRINTLSPGPIRTPGLVELAGPDAAQQQGLLDYMASLVPMGRVGEPEETAKAAVFLASEDSSFVNGTELFVDGGQAQI